Within the Sarcophilus harrisii chromosome 2, mSarHar1.11, whole genome shotgun sequence genome, the region AAGGCATTAAGGTAaagaggatcagaaaaggcttcttgtagaaggtgagacTTTatctaagacttgaaggaagccaggaaaactaaGTGGTAGAAATGCTGCAGAGAAGTTCAGATATAGGGcagagccagtgaaaatgtctagTGTCAAGAACTAGAGTGTTGTATGTAATAAGAAAAAGCAAGGTGGTCAGCATCATTGGATCATAGAATATGGGGAGGGAAATAAAgggtaagaagactggaaagaagcaggaactgtttttattttatgcccAGCACTTACCACAggccctggcacatagtaggtttttaataaatgcttattgacctgatgaaatattttttctgacaataataataataatgggcaTAGTTAAGCATAGGTTGCTATGAAAATTTATCTAAACTGAAGGAAGATTATAGTGACACTTCTGGGGGagcaaagaattcaaaataaagcAAATGCTCATTATCTGGGATATGACAAGACAAATAATGACTATGTAGGATAATAAATTAATAGATCTAGAGCtataagaaatcagaaaaataaagtgactgGCCCTGAGTGATAGAAGTTGTGAATAGCAGAGCTAGTAGAATAATCTACTCTTattattttgaattgttttattctagTTAGGGGGGAAAACTGTCCAAAATATCCACAAGATCTGGCATCCTATTTTATAGCACATTAAATCCATAGATTCCATTTTGAAAAGTAACTTGTGATTCTACAAAAATAGGACAGAGTTAAATCagtttgtagtatttttaaaaaatcaaaccccACTTAAAATCAAAGTAACCTAACAGGAAGAATGAATTTAGACATGTTTTGATGAGAATGATCTGAGTATATTGATAAACTATGTAATTTCAGGGCCTCCACATGTGGACCCTAAGAACATTTCAGCAATTTCAAGTTGCTTTGTGGATCTGTGCCCACTTAAAACCATAGCTCATGAACCCTATACAACATATTAGTTTTCTTGAGccaaacataaaaaacaaattagctcaaagcaaagacatttacCCAATCAATATAATAAGtcaagaggcaagaaaaagtcaTCCACATTTTGTCATAGTGCACACTTTCCTAAAGATTACTAAATATACAGACATATGAACatacatataactatatgtaACATCTTGAAGGAACACCTAATTTGTATGTGGACAAGGAACATGTATGAAAAGATATATGGCAAAAACACCTGGCTAGTACATATTTCCAGCCAGAGTACACATATGACAACTCAGACTTTCAGTGCTACAGAATCAATAACGACTTCTGATGATATAACTTTGCTGCTTTCCACTAAGTGATGTGTCTCCCCACCAAACAAAGTATTATGTCCATTAGAATCTTCTCATGGCCAGAGTTGCTTTCACTTGGTTTTTAGGCATTCACTCTCTTCAGTCATCTGTTGTTCTCTGTCATCATCTGCCAATAGTGAAGAAAATGATTGACATATCCCtgcaaaagaaaaactaaaggtCTTTTAGAGTGTAACTTAAAGCAAAGATCGATTGTAATCATACCTGATTGCCTGAAAAAGCTAGAAATTTCATGCTAAGATCCTATATAATGCCTTTTCCTAATTGTATTTTCCTAATGTCAATCAACTAAGCAACTTGggataaaaaaattccttttaacatTTGTCAAATTCCTACTTGACatgataacatttatatttatacactGACATTTTTACAAGAGTCTACTTACTAGAGAACTTTTAAGATTTCATTTTGCCATGCTGAGTCaatttttttagaattaagaAATAGCATGATATTGAATTCTTTGCTTGTTTGACTTTGAAAATATTGGCTGTCGTTTTAAAAAATTGCTCATTTCCATTTCTCAAGATACTTAATTTCATTCAAGATTGGTCTCAGATATCACCTCCAACACAAAATCTCTCTTTATTTCCATTGTTGATGTAGTCTCTCTCCtctaattgtcttaattttttgcCTCAGTATATGTTGTATtctggtaaaataaaataattttgaagctaagagcaatttttcattttgtctttgtactctAATATCTAGCAGAGTGCCTTGTGTATAATAGATGATTAACTAATGTTTATAGAATTTGCAAAAACCTGCTTCTCCCCTGTTTGTATTTTCATGAGGGATACCCTTGATTTTTAAGTCAGAATTATCATctataatttttcccattcttttaatATACTTCAGTCCCTAGGATATTCCTCAATGCTTTCAAGATTGTGTCATTTCTAGCATGTATTTCTACAATATATATGGTTAGTTGCTCTACTCCTTCTGCAATTGAATTTCACAACTTAGTCTTCTTTAGTATCATTTCAGTTTTCCCCTACATGCCTTTGGGGGACTGATGTTCTATAGCAAAAATGCGGTGATCCCATTAATCATGGCCCTTAATAcatctattctatttttattctatttgacAAATCTAGTTATTTGTTGTCCTTCTGCCAGTTTTGTCTATAAATGCTCTTAGAATCATGGTCCTTTGTTGAAAGTCATAACAAACTTTCTGAAGATTTATTTTCACCccctccatttaaaaatattttatgaggtTCCACTGCTCATAATTTTTTGTTAATCTTCTCTGTGATGGTTTACAGTGAGATGATATTCTAAATTATTGTTGCCCTTGGCTTCAGCCTCTTTCTGCCTGCCACAGAGATCAACCATGTTCTAGTTAAAGCAGTTTATGGGTTCTTTTGGCTTCTTCCTTGTGCTGTCTGGAGTaacaaataaatgtcaaaaagacAATGTTTGTGGGTCACAATTTGGGAATCACAgatattgtaattgttttgaatAAGATATAATCAACAACTGTCATTATAGAGTACAAAATTGATCTGAGAAGGGCTTTTCCACCTCCCACTTGAAAGGAAAGGAGTTGATCTCTCTCAACCAATGCCTTTCTCTTCCCACTGGGTCAGTTCAAGGGCACTACCTCCCCCTTAAAATTCCACCTGTATTTACCAATTCCTCTTTTTGACTTTTAGGCTAAAGTTTTGCCAGAGACTCAGAAGTTCAAAGTGACCTCacctaaccaaaaaaaaagagcttgttTAGCTTGAGGCGGGGAAGGGAAGACCCAGATTCAGTTTAAACTCTgcttttcagttatgttcaaaggaggtaggaaagaagaaagtctCCATATACAGCAAAACATTTATAGTGACACTTTTGGGGGAGCAAAGAATTCTAAATAAAGCAAATGCTCATTATCTGGGATATGACAAGACAAATAGTgacttatgaatgtaatggaatattactatactataagaaatgacaaatgtgatgaatacagaaaagcctgggaaattTTACATGTCTGATGTcaagtgaaataaacagagccaagaaaacattatGCACAATaactgcaacaatgtaaatggggtggaggaaagaaaatcacaaaataatttaaaataaatgttttgaaattataaagaataagcatggtcccaaagaagagatttATGAAGATATCATCACCCACATTCTTTTGCAGATCCGGAAGACCATGGGATGTAGTGTATTGCATTTAATGTCAAAAGGGTTTTTTATGTAATTATCAATTTTGCTCAtgtttttctgccttctttctccttttctctttaaagCAGATTATTTGTTTATATGGAATGATTCtctgggaggggagaagagaggtatTCTGTAAGAAATCTTGCATTTagaatacaagaaaacaaaagaacaataactatttaaaaatcaaCTCTATCTTtctaaaagattaataaaaattattaatcaaaaaaaaagtaCCATAAGATTCTCTGGCATACATAATAGCTTGTCAGGCCTCTAGACAAATACTCAGATCTCTGATCTGTTTAAATCCTGTGTGTTTTCATTTAACCACTGGCATCATTACATATAACTAAAGACACATAGGAATAGTAATCTAAAGCTACTAAGTCTGACATCATCTTTGtgtacaaaattttattttaaagtaaaattataaataagtaaCTTCAAAGAACAAAAAGTTCTGCATTTTGTTATCTATCCtttcagataaaaagggaagaagaaaagagtaaagaAGAAAGAGTTACTTCAAAGCCACTTGAATTCTTAGCCAGAGGAAAATTCACTGACAACTGGGCATGTGTCATTGACTGATAATAGATATTCCATTTGCTCCCAAGGGATGAAGACTTAAaagcatttatattatttttgactgattaaaaaaatatgacaaaaatccACTATTccattgttttatataatttcaggtaacatactttgttttttatttaattttctctgctatgttaaaaaaattgatcaataaaaagttactaagtATTCAATTATACtttgaaatgaatttatttttattcatcataaCAGCATTTACATACATTtgaaaatatgaatacatatatgtgcaaGTCATCAATTAGTCTACAGAAAATATGGTTTCCAATATATCATATTATCAATTTGCATATTATTGGAGCTACATAATGAAGCCAAATTGTTATTGAAAATATAGATTTTCAGACCCCTTTGCAATAATTATCAGGCTTCACAATGATCACTGACCCACAGCTTGAAAATTATTGGTTTAAATAAGGAATAAACCAAGAAAATGCACTAAATGAATACAACAAAGAATATATAGAGTATAATATTTGAGCAGAAAAATCTATGTGAAATGATACAGCAAATGATTTACATGAAAAATGAAGTTACAATATCCAAAAGATTGCACATGTGTCCCTGAGAGTAGCTTCCAAATAATAGTTTtataggaaaggggaaaggaagaggcaacatgttgtatatgtgtgtgtatatatatatatatatatatatatatatatatatgtatatatatatacttatatatgcatgtatgtatatatagtgagAGAGAACCAATCTTAAAGACAAAAAGGCCTAGCTTCAAGTTCCATCATGAATACTTGCTGGTTGTATGAACCAAAATAAGTCACTTTAACTCTCAATCTTCTAGGCAGCTTTCTAAGTGCCAGAAAAAGTGCCAAATTGTTTTAATAGGAGGAGTTCCCTGAAGaagttccttataccaatgaattCAGATTCAGTCCCTATTCCTAAttctatttcattcttcaaaagagGTTAAAAACAGCAAGTTACAATGGGAAGAGCCCTAGGTCTAGAGACAAAAGATCCAAATTCATGTCCCTCTTGTACCTATACAAACTTGGCCAAACCACTtaatttccctgggcctcagtttcctcggctGTAAAAATGAGGCTTGGTTAGAGGGTGTAGAGAGTTCCAATCTGGCTCTAGATCCATGAGCTTAATGAACTGAAGAGTTGAAGGGGACCACCAAAATAGCCAGCAAGACAGTCTTGAATAATAACCAGGAaggatattttaaattcattctgaATCTAATGTGTAATTacttagagctgaaaaggaactGAGAGTCTAACAAGTCTATCTGCATtttggagatgaagaaactgaaggtaaAAGAGGCTAAGTAACGACCTTGATCACTCAGCTATTTAGTATCTAAGGTAAGTTTAAATTCTTAGCCGGGGAAAGCTCACAAATAGTTGGCCACATCTCCCACTCTAGTCACAGATATCCCATTTGCTCCTGTCCCATTTACtttaatggatttaaaaaaaaaaaaaatttttttgagattcGGAAAAATTCAGATTTATACCATTTTGTGATTGATTACAAACAACAGTGTGAGCAATTATTTCGTAATGTTGCATGACTTTCAGGTAATATTCCTTGTTTTTTGTTATCTTAATAATCCAGTGAGTCAAAGAGGCTCACCACATGTGATAATAGCCATTAAGACAGTCTCAAATAATAACCAGGAAAGACATTGCAGTCTCAGATTCAGGTCTTGTAGAATGCAAGCCCACTTCTCTAAGCATTCTACTACCTTGCCTTCTCAATTGTTTTTGGAGTATAGATTCCTAGGATGTCTTAGTAAATTGTAAACAAGAATCCTGAGGATAGACCTTATCTCACCAGTCTTTAATCACTGACTAAAATGGCTTCTAGCATCTCAGCAGTACACTTGTGTCTCCAATCTATAGCCTGAAACTATGTTTAAGAAAACTTCCTGGAACTCATTATGTTACTGAACAGCTTCCCCATTGCCACCTTCATCTCTTTATTCCTGAAAGTATAGATGACAGGATTCATAAAAGGGGTGATAAGTGCATCAAAGATGGCAAGAAACTTATCTATTGGCAATGTGGGGAATGGCCATACATAAACTATGATGCAtggaccaaagaaaaaaatcactaccGTGATGTGAGCTGACAGGGTGGAGAGAGCTTTGGATAAACCACCTGAAGAGTGTTTACGGACAGTGACCAGAATGAAAATGTAAGAGATAATCAATATGCAGAAAGTTCCCATGGAGATGAAGCCACTGTTAGCAGTGACCAAGAATTCCAGTCTATAGGTATCCATGCAGGCAAGTTTGATGAACCTAGGGAAATCACAGTAAAAACTATCTACTTTGTTAGGGCCACAGAAAGGTAAGTTTACAACAAAAGCCAATTGCATCATAGAATGCATAAAGCCAATAATCCAAGATACCATCAAAAGCAAGATGCACCTTCTCATACTCATGATAGTTAAGTAGTGCAGAGGTTTACATATTGCAACGTATCTATCAAAGGCCATAACTATAAGAAGCACCATCTCAGTACCTCCAACAGTGTGAATAAAGAACATCTGGGTAATGCAGCCATTCCGAGAGATGACTTTGTGCTTCCTGAAGAGATCAAAAATCATCTTTGGGGTTGCAATACTGCAAACACAAGTGTCAATGAAAGAGAGGTTAGCCAACAAAAAGTACATAGGTGAATGCAATCTAGCATCAGCAAGAACTGTCAGTACAATAAGAAGGTTTCCTAGAACACTTGCTACATAAAACATTGAgaagaacagaaacagaaaaactcTCATCTCCTGAGAACTTGCAAGTCCCAACAAAACGAATTCATATACCACAGACTCATTTGATCCATCCATTAATTCAGTTTGCAGAGTATATTCTGGAATTTACctaaagaaaatat harbors:
- the LOC116421127 gene encoding olfactory receptor 4F6-like isoform X1, which translates into the protein MDGSNESVVYEFVLLGLASSQEMRVFLFLFFSMFYVASVLGNLLIVLTVLADARLHSPMYFLLANLSFIDTCVCSIATPKMIFDLFRKHKVISRNGCITQMFFIHTVGGTEMVLLIVMAFDRYVAICKPLHYLTIMSMRRCILLLMVSWIIGFMHSMMQLAFVVNLPFCGPNKVDSFYCDFPRFIKLACMDTYRLEFLVTANSGFISMGTFCILIISYIFILVTVRKHSSGGLSKALSTLSAHITVVIFFFGPCIIVYVWPFPTLPIDKFLAIFDALITPFMNPVIYTFRNKEMKVAMGKLSHFSQ
- the LOC116421127 gene encoding olfactory receptor 4F6-like isoform X2 — its product is MDGSNESVVYEFVLLGLASSQEMRVFLFLFFSMFYVASVLGNLLIVLTVLADARLHSPMYFLLANLSFIDTCVCSIATPKMIFDLFRKHKVISRNGCITQMFFIHTVGGTEMVLLIVMAFDRYVAICKPLHYLTIMSMRRCILLLMVSWIIGFMHSMMQLAFVVNLPFCGPNKVDSFYCDFPRFIKLACMDTYRLEFLVTANSGFISMGTFCILIISYIFILVTVRKHSSGGLSKALSTLSAHITVVIFFFGPCIIVYVWPFPTLPIDKFLAIFDALITPFMNPVIYTFRNKEMKVAMGKLFSNIMSSRKFS